CGCTCTCTCCACAGACGAGTTGCGGCAGGTCGTGACCGCGTATGAGCCCAACCCCAGGATTCTTATGGTGGGGTTCAACCGGCGATTTTCGCCGTTCACCAGGCGTGCCAGGGAACTCATGTCCCGCACTGGCCCACTTTTCATCCACTGTCGCGTGAACGCGGGGCCGGTTCCCAGGGACAGCTGGGTGGTTGACGCTGACGAGGGAGGGGGCCGCATCCTGGGAGAGGTGTGCCACTTCGTTGATCTCGCCGGGTACCTGGCCGGAGCGAACCCCGTCCTGGTCTATACGGCTGGTCTGCGGGACGGTTCGGGAAAAGTCAGCGCCGACGACGTATCCGTTACCCTGAACCTTGCTGACGGGTCCGTGGCTCAGATCGGCTACGTTGCACGCGGCGACAAGGCTTTTTCCCGCGAGAGAGTTGAGATCTTCGGGGGCGGATCGGTCTGCGTGATCGATGACTTCCGCCGCTTGGTCTACGTGGGTGGCGGCAGAAGGCGTTCTATGGCCGCGCTGAACGTTGATAGGGGTCATAAGGCCGAGATGGAGGAATTCATCAGCGCCGTTGCTGGTAGGCGTGAACCACCGGTGCCTTTCGAAGATTACGTTGCCACCACGATGGCTACGATAGCGGCTCAGGACTCTCTCTTCCGTGGCATTCCGGTCCACATTGAACTGGCCGAACTTCTGGCTGCTTCGGGGGGTCACCAGGGCCAGTGAAGGTACTCTTGCTTACAACCTATTTTCCGCCCGAGGTAGGCGCCGCATCTCACCTGTTTTTCGAGCTGGCCGAGACGCTCGTGCACCGGGGCCACGAGGTCTCGGTTGTAACCGGGTATCCCGGTTATAATGTGGGCTCCAAGCAGATTGCTCAGTACAAACGGGGGCTCCTGATGTCCGAATTCGTGGCAGGGATCAGAGTCCTCAGGATCCGCGCTCCGCGGCTTCCGCACCACATCCCGGTTTTCCGCGGGATGGATCATTTCGTCCGGCCGGCAGCATTGCTGTTGAGGGCCCTTATGCTTGAACGCCATGACGTGGTCCTTGTGTATTCTCCCCCGTTACCCATCGGTTTGTCAGCTTATATCTTGTCGCGATTTAAGGGTATGCCTTCTGTGGTCAATGTTCAAGACCTCTTCCCCA
This is a stretch of genomic DNA from Bacillota bacterium. It encodes these proteins:
- a CDS encoding Gfo/Idh/MocA family oxidoreductase — its product is ERKEVDYPLPYVRWTEQRNLQEFLHLVAAGKVRLAPLITHRFSIDEAERVYDLIQQGKEKYIAVLLTYPETQASLAPRVELRVPAVRAPADAVRLGVIGAGLFANTTLLPVLKGMPGVVLRGIATASGFTGQHAGCKFGFEYCTTDYRQILEDPEIDGVLILTRHNLHARMVVDALHAGKHVFVEKPLALSTDELRQVVTAYEPNPRILMVGFNRRFSPFTRRARELMSRTGPLFIHCRVNAGPVPRDSWVVDADEGGGRILGEVCHFVDLAGYLAGANPVLVYTAGLRDGSGKVSADDVSVTLNLADGSVAQIGYVARGDKAFSRERVEIFGGGSVCVIDDFRRLVYVGGGRRRSMAALNVDRGHKAEMEEFISAVAGRREPPVPFEDYVATTMATIAAQDSLFRGIPVHIELAELLAASGGHQGQ